TCTATTCTCTCTCAATACGATAAAGCTTCTACTCTTATGAATGCCGGGAAGTATGCAGAATCGATCGACCTATTCAAAACCGTATCAGAGAGGACGGATTCTGTTACCCAAGAAGAAGAACAGTTTGTCGAAAATTCTTTATTTTATATGGGTAAGTCTAGTTTCAAAGCCAAGGATTATCCTGGAGCCATCGCTCATTTTTCTAATTTTATAAAAAAATATCCCAAAGGTCTTTTGTTAAAAGAAAACCTTTACCACCTAGCGCTTGCTACAGAGGCTTCAGGGGAAAAAGAAAAAGCCAAACAGTTATTCCAAAAGGTAACTCAAATGCCACCATTGGATGATAGTATCTCTGAAGATGCTAAATCCAAACTCAAAGGAGGCAAATAGTGAACGACCAAATGTTAGAAGCCATGTTTGGTAAATTTGGAAAGGTATTCCAACCCAATGAAGTATTGTTTTGCGAGTATGAACCGGGAAACGACTTTTACCTCATCAAAGAAGGGAAAGTCAAAATCACAAAAACCATTGGAACCAGTATCAAAACCTTGGATGTTTTGGAAGCTGGGGATATCTTGGGAGAGATGGCAATTTTAGAAGAACAACCTCGTTCTGCCACTGCCATTGCTGTAACAGAAGTGAAAGCCCTCAACTTCAACCGTGCCAATTTCGAAATGTTAATGACTAAAAACCCGGCACTGGCGATGAAACTCCTTCACATTTTTTCCTTTCGGATTTATGATCAAAAACGACGCCTCATGATCCTACTTATGGATGATATCATTGGCAAGGTCTGTGACGTATTTGTGATGTTATACGAAAAACAGTATAACAATGATGTATACAATGAAATTATCCTTTCTGCCACTGTGGATGACATTGCCAATTGGTGTGCCCAACCTGTTGGGGAAGTCCAAAAAGTGCTCATGCAATATGTAAAAACAGGCAAACTAGATCTCTATCCGGATAAAATTGTTATTCACAATATCTCCGATTTCCAAAGGATAGTGAATCAGAAACGTAAACCTACGTAAAAGCTCCCATAGCTCAGGTGGATAGAGCACTAGTTTCCTAAACTGGGGACACAGGTTCGAATCCTGTTGGGGGCAAAAGATATGGCGGAAGAACCCGGAACTCTACTTTATTATTTAAAACGGTCTACAGAATTTCTAGAGAAAAAGGAAATTCCAAACCCTCGTGTAGATGCAGAATGGATTCTTTCTGATCTCTTAAATCTCCCTCGCATCAAACTCTATTCTCAATTTGAGATGCCTCTCGGGCAAAAGGAAATCGACCTGTATCGGGAACGAATTGTAGAGAGAAGCAAAAGAAAACCTGTCGCATACATCACGGGGAAAAAAGGATTTCATAAATTTGAGTATTTTGTAACGGATGATGTCCTGATCCCAAGACCGGAAACAGAAGAACTTGTGGACTACCTTTGGAAAAGAAAAGAAGAACTATCTTTCGTCGAACCAAATGAAATTCAAATTTGGGATCTTTGTTCAGGGAGTGGGTGTATTGGCCTTAGCCTAACACAGCTTTTACCATCGAGTGTTGTGACCCTCTCTGACTTATCTGAAAAAGCAATCGATGTGAGCCGCCGGAATGCAGAAAAATACAACCTAACAGAAAAAACTAATTTTTATGTTTCTGATTTAGACTCATCTCTTCCTAAAGAATTACAATTTGATTTGATTGTTTCAAACCCTCCATATATCCCAGAATCAGAAAAACCGGAAATTATGCCCGATGTACTCGACTATGAACCTCATATGGCCTTATTCGTTTCAGACTTCCATTTATTTCACAAACAATTGTTAGATTCTATTTTTGGACGATTGAAACCAGGTGGAAAGTTGATGTTAGAAACCCATCCACTGTATAGCAAGGATTTAGAAAAAATGGCAAAAACAATTGGTTTTGTAGATACAAAAATCATACTAGACAGTTCGAATAAAGAGCGGTTTCTTTTTGCTAAAAAAACTTTAGAATGAATCATTCTATTTGTTTTCTGGGTTTGCGAATTGAACTGACGATTGGATTTTAAAAAGAAGTAAATACAATTCCTTTTCCTCTTTCTCTAAGAGATCCTTACGAAATACCTGATCGGCAGAACGAACAATCGGAATCCCTTTCCTCCAAATTTCTTTCCCTTTTTTGGTGAAACGTAAATGATACTGACGTTTATCCGTATCCAAAACAACTCGTTTTACCCACGATTTTTTGACCCAACCATCGACAAGCCTAGATATTGTGGTTTTGTCTCTGACAAGACGTTTGCTCAATTCTTTTTGATTTAGGTTTTCTGAATCGACCAAAGGAAGGAGTGACATCCATTCTTCAAAGCGCATCCCAATTCTTTTTTTGATAAATTCATCCGATAGAAACCTCCTCATCAAAAGCAAAGTTTCGCTCATATAAATCCCGAGATAATTTGAGAGGTTTTCCCCTTTCACGATTCTAGTCCAAATTTTATTTAAAAACTGACAAGTCTTTTATAGTTGCAATTTACAACCATATAGTTGCAATTTACAACCATATAGTTGCATAATGCAACTATAATCTAATCACAAAAATAGAAAAAATCCGAAACCTGTGGAAATGTTATGGAATGGAAATATCTAACGATAGAAAGAGAAGGATTTGCCCTCCAAGTGGCAAAAAACAATACAGATGGCCCTCCCCTATTTTGGATTGGGAGTGCTTTGTATTATCCAAGAGTCAT
This genomic stretch from Leptospira meyeri harbors:
- a CDS encoding Crp/Fnr family transcriptional regulator, whose protein sequence is MLEAMFGKFGKVFQPNEVLFCEYEPGNDFYLIKEGKVKITKTIGTSIKTLDVLEAGDILGEMAILEEQPRSATAIAVTEVKALNFNRANFEMLMTKNPALAMKLLHIFSFRIYDQKRRLMILLMDDIIGKVCDVFVMLYEKQYNNDVYNEIILSATVDDIANWCAQPVGEVQKVLMQYVKTGKLDLYPDKIVIHNISDFQRIVNQKRKPT
- a CDS encoding MarR family winged helix-turn-helix transcriptional regulator — its product is MSETLLLMRRFLSDEFIKKRIGMRFEEWMSLLPLVDSENLNQKELSKRLVRDKTTISRLVDGWVKKSWVKRVVLDTDKRQYHLRFTKKGKEIWRKGIPIVRSADQVFRKDLLEKEEKELYLLLFKIQSSVQFANPENK
- the prmC gene encoding peptide chain release factor N(5)-glutamine methyltransferase, encoding MAEEPGTLLYYLKRSTEFLEKKEIPNPRVDAEWILSDLLNLPRIKLYSQFEMPLGQKEIDLYRERIVERSKRKPVAYITGKKGFHKFEYFVTDDVLIPRPETEELVDYLWKRKEELSFVEPNEIQIWDLCSGSGCIGLSLTQLLPSSVVTLSDLSEKAIDVSRRNAEKYNLTEKTNFYVSDLDSSLPKELQFDLIVSNPPYIPESEKPEIMPDVLDYEPHMALFVSDFHLFHKQLLDSIFGRLKPGGKLMLETHPLYSKDLEKMAKTIGFVDTKIILDSSNKERFLFAKKTLE